The following are encoded in a window of Mycobacterium sp. ELW1 genomic DNA:
- a CDS encoding circularly permuted type 2 ATP-grasp protein — translation MSLSAAGSGLSRSSHDPDRLLAGYRAARAQDALFDLHGGGAGAFGDTGYDEFVDATGAIRPSWQELGDLIGERGRAGLERLRGVVRGLVDNDGITYIEVDDSGAAPGEGIATPGTWHLDAIPLVVSAADWETLEAGVLQRSRLLDAVLTDLYGERRAITTGILPPQLLFGHPGYIRAARGIENPGRHQLFMLGCDVSRAADGRFVVNADWAQAPSGAGYALADRRVVAHAVPDVYERIGPRPASPFAQALRLALIEAAPEAAEDPVVVVLSPGIHSETAFDQAYLASVLGFPLVESADLVVRDGKLLMRSLGTLKRVDVVLRRVDADYADPLDLRPDSRLGVVGLVEVQRRGAVTVVNTLGAGILESPGLQRFLPQLAERLLGEKPLLDTPQLYWGGFDRERSHLVARLNTLLIKSTVGGETIVGPALSAQQRQELTARIEAHPWQWVGQELPQFSSAPTDRYPGGVSAASVGMRLFTVSQRGGYAPMIGGLGYVLAPGNSAYVLKTIAAKDVWIRPPTRAKADTLTVPPVELPSGTRSVSSPRVLSDLFWMGRYGERAENLARLLIVTRERYHEYRYRQDMDGSECVPVLLHALGVVTGTETDAAGTYAEAVSGAQRTLWSLTVDRQRPGSLAHSVERLGLAARSVRDQMSNDTWMVLGAVERALAEQAGSPRGARIDDTQLALAQQQTLAGMLALSGVAAESMVRDAGWTLMDIGKRIERGLALSALLRATLTTVRSPDAEQTITESALVVCESSVIYRRRNLGRVSVAAVADLVLFDPENPRSLVYQLERLRSNLRLLPGSSGSSRPERLVDEISTRLRRLDPAELEHVDDDGRRSELDGLLSGMHTALRDLSDVITRTQLSLPGGMQPLWGPDQLRVMP, via the coding sequence TTGTCGCTGTCCGCTGCCGGTTCTGGATTGAGCCGCTCAAGTCATGACCCGGACCGTCTGCTCGCCGGATACCGCGCCGCACGCGCCCAGGACGCGTTGTTCGACCTGCACGGCGGTGGGGCGGGTGCCTTCGGTGACACCGGGTACGACGAGTTCGTCGACGCCACCGGTGCCATCCGACCGTCGTGGCAGGAACTCGGTGATCTCATCGGCGAGCGCGGCCGGGCCGGACTGGAACGGCTGCGCGGCGTGGTGCGCGGGTTGGTCGACAACGACGGCATCACCTACATCGAGGTCGACGACTCGGGAGCCGCCCCCGGCGAGGGCATCGCGACGCCGGGCACCTGGCATCTCGACGCGATACCGCTGGTGGTGTCCGCCGCCGACTGGGAGACGCTGGAAGCCGGTGTGCTGCAACGGTCCCGGCTGCTCGACGCCGTCCTGACCGATCTCTACGGTGAGCGGCGGGCGATCACCACCGGGATCCTGCCGCCGCAGTTGCTGTTCGGGCATCCCGGGTACATCCGGGCCGCCCGCGGCATCGAGAATCCCGGGCGCCATCAACTGTTCATGCTCGGCTGCGACGTCAGCCGGGCCGCCGACGGCCGATTCGTGGTCAACGCCGACTGGGCGCAGGCGCCGTCGGGGGCCGGGTACGCACTGGCCGATCGCCGGGTGGTCGCCCACGCCGTGCCCGACGTCTACGAACGCATCGGTCCGCGCCCGGCCTCGCCGTTCGCGCAGGCGCTGCGACTGGCACTCATCGAGGCCGCGCCCGAGGCCGCCGAAGATCCGGTGGTGGTGGTGCTCAGCCCCGGCATCCACTCCGAGACCGCCTTCGACCAGGCCTACCTGGCGTCGGTGCTGGGTTTTCCGCTGGTGGAGAGTGCAGACCTGGTGGTGCGCGACGGCAAGCTGTTGATGCGGTCGCTGGGCACCCTCAAGCGCGTGGACGTGGTGCTGCGCCGGGTCGACGCCGACTACGCCGACCCGCTGGATCTGCGACCCGATTCCCGGCTCGGCGTGGTCGGACTGGTCGAGGTGCAGCGGCGGGGCGCGGTGACGGTGGTGAACACCCTCGGCGCCGGGATTCTGGAAAGCCCTGGGCTGCAGCGCTTCCTGCCTCAACTGGCGGAACGGTTGTTGGGGGAGAAGCCGTTGCTGGACACCCCGCAGCTCTACTGGGGCGGATTCGACCGGGAGCGCTCCCATCTGGTGGCGCGGCTGAACACGCTGCTGATCAAGTCGACGGTCGGGGGCGAGACGATCGTGGGGCCCGCGCTGTCGGCGCAGCAGCGCCAGGAGCTGACCGCGCGCATCGAGGCCCACCCCTGGCAGTGGGTGGGCCAGGAGCTGCCGCAGTTCTCCTCCGCGCCCACCGACCGCTACCCGGGCGGGGTGTCGGCAGCCAGTGTCGGTATGCGGTTGTTCACGGTGTCTCAGCGCGGCGGGTATGCGCCGATGATCGGTGGGCTGGGCTACGTGCTGGCGCCCGGCAACTCCGCCTATGTGCTGAAAACCATTGCCGCCAAGGATGTCTGGATCCGACCGCCGACGCGGGCCAAGGCCGATACGTTGACCGTGCCGCCGGTGGAGCTGCCCAGCGGCACCCGCTCGGTCAGCTCGCCGCGCGTGTTGTCTGACCTGTTCTGGATGGGCCGCTACGGCGAGCGCGCCGAGAACCTGGCCCGGCTGCTGATCGTCACCCGCGAGCGGTACCACGAATATCGCTACCGCCAGGACATGGACGGCAGCGAATGTGTGCCGGTCCTGTTGCACGCCCTGGGCGTGGTCACCGGCACCGAGACCGACGCCGCGGGCACCTACGCCGAGGCGGTGTCCGGCGCTCAGCGCACCCTCTGGTCGCTGACCGTCGACCGGCAGCGCCCCGGGTCGCTGGCCCACTCCGTCGAACGGCTCGGGCTGGCCGCCCGCTCGGTGCGCGACCAGATGTCCAACGACACGTGGATGGTGCTCGGCGCCGTCGAGCGGGCGCTGGCCGAGCAGGCCGGTTCGCCGCGCGGGGCGCGGATCGACGACACCCAGCTCGCTCTCGCCCAACAGCAGACCCTGGCAGGCATGCTGGCGCTGTCCGGGGTGGCCGCCGAGTCGATGGTCCGTGACGCCGGCTGGACCCTGATGGACATCGGCAAGCGCATCGAACGCGGGCTCGCGCTGTCGGCGCTGCTGCGTGCCACGCTGACCACCGTGCGCAGCCCGGACGCCGAACAGACCATCACCGAATCCGCACTGGTGGTCTGTGAATCGTCGGTCATATACCGCAGACGCAACCTGGGCCGGGTCAGCGTGGCCGCGGTGGCGGACCTGGTGTTGTTCGACCCGGAGAACCCCAGATCCCTTGTCTACCAATTGGAACGGCTGCGGTCGAATCTGCGGTTGCTGCCGGGCTCGTCGGGCTCGTCGCGGCCCGAGCGATTGGTCGACGAGATCAGCACGCGGCTGCGCCGGCTGGACCCCGCCGAACTCGAGCATGTCGACGACGACGGCCGCCGAAGCGAGCTCGACGGGCTGCTGAGTGGGATGCACACCGCGCTACGCGATCTGTCCGACGTCATCACCCGCACCCAGTTGTCGCTGCCCGGTGGGATGCAGCCGCTGTGGGGGCCTGATCAACTGCGGGTGATGCCATGA